From Miscanthus floridulus cultivar M001 chromosome 15, ASM1932011v1, whole genome shotgun sequence, the proteins below share one genomic window:
- the LOC136509369 gene encoding uncharacterized protein has translation MAPLGFDLNQEAPLDWDNPIDWEAIGEWEGPAHALGYNFVWDDGNNGVASFQRFIGDHDDDADDHGAQQGDADDHGTQQGDADDHGAQHGDASDHGAQQVDAASNALDHGGNNNTGEASGGRQRKFYTDDIKMAIYCDLLAKTKPPILQRGVSKEVAQKYSVTRRVVQRIWREGQLAGGIHGVKNKLVRNCGRKRIEIDMEAIKNVPLKERTTIRDLANALGVSKSALHSRFREGYFRRHTNDLKFSLTDENKKARVKYCLSMLTNNIPNAPTFKPMYNIVYIDEKWFYRTRRNQKYYLANDEERPQRAVKSKNFIEKVMVLTVVARPRFDEHGVCTFDGKIGNFPFVYVEPAKRWSPNRDRGVMVTKAMTSVTKEISRQFLINKVLPAIKEKWPAEERGMPIFIQQDNARTHVAVNDPAFVEAAQADGWDIRLTCQPPNSPDLNVLDLGFFAAIQALFYKGTPNNIEKIVEKVDKAFREYPVDRSNRIFLTQQSCMMEIMKQNGGQYYNIPHMKKKHLEMTGNLPISYECPMEIYNQALGFVG, from the exons ATGGCGCCATTAGGCTTTGATCTCAACCAAGAGGCGCCCCTAGATTGGGACAATCCAATTGACTGGGAAGCCATCGGCGAGTGGGAAGGGCCTGCACATGCTCTCGGCTACAACTTTGTGTGGGATGATGGAAATAATGGTGTCGCTAGTTTTCAAAGATTCA TTGGAGATCATGACGACGATGCCGACGACCATGGCGCCCAGCAAGGAGATGCCGACGACCATGGCACCCAGCAAGGAGATGCCGACGACCATGGCGCCCAGCATGGTGATGCCAGTGACCATGGTGCACAGCAAGTCGATGCCGCGAGCAATGCTTTGGATCATGGAGGAAACAATAACACTGGAGAGG CTTCTGGTGGGAGACAGAGGAAGTTCTACACCGATGACATTAAGATGgctatatattgtgatttgttaGCCAAAACAAAACCACCTATACTACAACGTGGAGTGAGTAAGGAAGTTGCACAGAAATACAGTGTGACTCGTAGAGTAGTGCAGAGGATATGGCGAGAAGGACAACTTGCTGGTGGGATACATGGTGTTAAAAATAAGTTGGTTAGGAATTGTGGTCGCAAACGAATTGAGATAGACATGGAAGCCATAAAAAACGTGCCTTTGAAAGAGCGCACAACCATCCGTGATCTAGCCAATGCGCTCGGTGTGTCTAAAAGCGCACTTCATAGTCGTTTTAGGGAGGGTTATTTCCGTCGGCACACAAATGACCTAAAGTTTAGTTTAACAGATGAAAACAAGAAGGCACGAGTTAAGTACTGCTTGTCCATGCTCACAAACAACATTCCAAATGCTCCCACGTTCAAACCAATGTACAACATCGTGTACATCGATGAGAAGTGGTTCTATAGGACTAGGCGTAACCAAAAGTACTATCTCGCCAATGATGAAGAAAGACCACAAAGAGCGGTTAAAAGCAAAAACTTCATTGAAAAGGTCATGGTTCTTACTGTGGTTGCTCGGCCTAGATTTGATGAGCATGGTGTATGCACCTTTGATGGGAAAATTGGCAATTTTCCCTTTGTCTACGTAGAGCCTGCAAAGAGATGGAGCCCCAATAGAGATAGAG GTGTCATGGTAACAAAGGCCATGACGTCTGTTACCAAGGAAATTAGCCGGCAATTCCTTATCAACAAAGTCCTCCCTGCAATAAAGGAAAAATGGCCAGCCGAAGAAAGAGGAATGCCAATATTCATCCAGCAGGACAATGCCAGGACTCACGTTGCTGTAAATGATCCAGCATTTGTAGAAGCTGCCCAAGCAGATGGGTGGGACATACGGCTAACATGCCAGCCACCAAACTCACCCGATCTTAATGTGTTGGACCTTGGTTTCTTTGCAGCAATTCAAGCGTTGTTTTACAAGGGAACTCCAAACAACATCGAAAAAATTGTGGAAAAGGTTGACAAGGCATTTCGCGAGTACCCTGTGGATAGGTCCAATCGGATTTTCCTAACACAACAGAGTTGCATGATGGAGATCATGAAGCAAAATGGAGGACAATATTACAACATCCCGCACATGAAGAAGAAGCACTTGGAGATGACAGGCAACCTTCCAATTAGCTATGAGTGTCCGATGGAAATTTACAATCAAGCATTAGGATTCGTTGGTTAA
- the LOC136508800 gene encoding uncharacterized protein: protein MALAVSALSCRRPLPFKGWNVQSPVATWKHMQSGRLTEVITFATKNTKRKRRSFPNESKDSLLVSEEASSGSGGSASTSLDVNSEDVATDDQISGAPRTAVLQACTLTSGLLLAGGLLLRQASHLASLNGWPIADPTDVSFNFETWHLELVAGLVIVISSSRYILLQTWSDFRDSNEAANRQILTSLEPLDYIVVACLPGMTEELLFRGVMMPILGLNWISALIIGTIFGVLHLGNGRKYSFAIWATFVGFAYGIGTIASSSIIVPMASHSINNIIGGLLWRITKNSQK, encoded by the exons ATGGCGCTCGCAGTGAGCGCTCTCTCCTGTCGCCGCCCACTGCCCTTCAAAG GTTGGAACGTGCAAAGCCCGGTTGCTACATGGAAACATATGCAGTCTGGCCGACTTACT GAGGTCATAACATTTGCGACAAAGAACAccaagaggaaaaggagaagttttccAAACGAGTCAAAGGATTCGCTGTTGGTAAGTGAGGAAGCTTCTTCGGGCAGTGGAGGAAGTGCCAGCACAAGCCTTGATGTCAATAGCGAGGATGTTGCTACTGACGATCAGATTTCCGGTGCCCCAAGGACTGCTGTTCTTCAGGCTTGCACTCTCACATCGGGCTTGCTGCTTGCTGGAGGGCTTCTGCTTCGCCAG GCATCACACCTAGCATCTTTAAATGGATGGCCAATTGCTGATCCTACAGATGTTTCAT TCAATTTTGAAACTTGGCATCTTGAGTTGGTTGCGGGACTTGTAATAGTAATCTCCTCTAGTAGATACATTTTGCTACAAACATGGTCAGATTTCAGAGATTCCAATGAAGCTGCAAATAGACAA ATCCTTACATCTCTAGAGCCTCTGGACTACATTGTTGTTGCTTGTCTCCCTGGGATGACTGAG GAGTTGCTCTTTCGAGGGGTGATGATGCCTATCTTGGGACTGAACTGGATTAGTGCCCTTATAATCGGAACCAtttttggtgttcttcacttgGGCAATGGCAGGAAATATTCATTTGCAATCTG GGCAACATTTGTTGGCTTTGCCTATGGTATAGGAACCATAGCTTCCTCAAGCATTATAGTTCCAATGGCTTCTCACTCCATAAACAATATTATCGGAGGTTTACTTTGGCGCATTACCAAGAACTCACAAAAGTAA